The window TGCCAAGTGATCCGAAGATCAAGAGTGCTTCGTCCTGCTCAATGAGGCGGCGCGTCTGCTCGACCGTCTTCGGCGGAGAAAAGGCGTCGTCAAGGCTCAAGAGGCGCACCTTACGACCGTTGATGCCCCCTCTCTCATTGATCATATCGAAATATGCTGCATGAGCTTTTCCAACCGTTCCTCCAGAACTCACGGGCCCGCTGTAGGGCATGGTCTGGCCAACGACGATCTCCCCTTTTGCGGGCTGCTCCGCAGCATGGGCACCGGTTGCCGCAAACACCCACAACAGCGCTGCGCCGACTGTTTTGCCAAACATGAGAGACCTTCCTCATCAAACTGGAGCTATACGCCGAGAAATCGGAGAGGCTTCGTTGCACTTGCGGTGGGCTCGGACCAGCATCGCTGCAATGGTGCTTTTCGACGTCAGCGAGTGTCGCGCTGCCGTGCTGCGAACACTCGTCTATCGGGCACCCACCTGGCTTTGACCGAGCGCCGCCGAAGCAGTATCGGCTGGCCGCATCAGGCTCCGGAACTCATCGCCGCTCATGATTTCCCGCCCCAGACCAGCGACCATGGTGCGCACGATCTCGAAAATCTCGGCATTGCTTTGAATGAGCTCGTCGCGGTGGGGCCACTTCCAGACGGTATCCTCGGAACCCACGCGCACATGATGCCCCATCAACAATGCGAGATTGGCGAGGTAGAGGCTGGCACGACCTCCTGCGCAGGCGACAATCGTCGCACCGGGATCGACATGGGTGATGAGTCGCGTGATCCGAAGATAACCGTCGATCATGCTCTGCGGGTCGTACATGGGGCTGCACCCCGGCAATCCCGGCACCACAAGCCAGGTGAGCGGCCCAGAAACCAACCCGGAATCGATCAGAAAACGCCGGGCATTATCAACATCCGCGTCAGTGTAGACGGCGATCTGGGGCGTGAGCCCGGCTTCGAGCACCAACCGCGTCTTCTCGAGGATCGCGTGCGGCGGCTTAACAAACAAATTGTCGCCGAGAATGATCGCCGTCGTATTCACCGGCACGGCGTCGATCAGGCCGGTCTTGAGCATCTTCCTGAGATCATCGCACTCCTCGCCGTTGACGGCGACAAGACAGGCATCGAATGCAACGCTTGGGTGTTTCGCCCGCAATTCCGCAAGGACGTCGCTGAAGCCCGATTCCGACAGGACGTTGTAGCCCCGCTGGTCGCGCGCGTGAACGTGAATGATTTGAGCCCCCCGCTCGATGCACGCCTCGGCCGAAGCAATGATTTCATTCGCCGAGTGTGCCTGGCTGGGGTTCTCGCGCTTAGTAAAGAATGCACCATTGATCGCCGTGGAGACGATCGCCTTTTGTGGCACCCGCCAGCGAGGCATCTGCTCCGCATCCGAAAACGCCGACGAAGCGACGCTCATGATCGCCGGGTACCCGTAAGGCCGCCAGTAGGTGGAGATGTTCTCCCGCTCGACCCATTTTTCGACGACCGGCCATTTCACGGTGTTCTTCATGGAACCTAGCCTCTTGGGATGCGGCATTGACGATAGAGCGATATATCTTTCATAACTAGACCTATTGTCAATCAGCTCATTGACGCAGCATCGTGAATTCGCACAAATAGCCAAAAATGCCAATCTATCTCCAATTTACGATTACTTGGCTTCCTGCGACCGGATTGCGAACCTGTCTCTTTACTGAACTTATGAGAATTAAGGGATAGGCCAACGCCGGGCAGACGTGCGGCGGTCTCGGCTTCGGCAGTGCGCACAAGTGCGCGACGACACGGAAGCGCTGAACCGTTCGGGAGTGCGTTCATTATGCAGGTATTGACTTCGACGAGCTCGACGTCGGCAGGCGGCCCGCGTTCAGGTCGGGCGCGTGACGGTCACATCCCAGGCCCGCAACGTCGCTCGGCACGAGGCGCAAACGAAACGAGCCTCGGTGACGGCTTCGCAGCAATGTATCATGATCTGAGGGGGTCCCTTGCTGCCCGCCAGCCATCGATCGGCCCAATCGATCAGACTATGCAGCATGGGGTAGATGTCTTCGCCGCGAGGGGTAATGCGATAAACAACGCGCCGACCGTTCGGTTCTGCTTCCACGAGATCGAGCGCAATCAACTTCTTCAATCGAGACGAGAGGATGTTCGAGGATATGCCGAGCGTATCCTTGATGTCCGAATAGGAACTCGTTCCCTGGAACAGGCTGAACAGCACCAGATTGCTCCAGCGATCCCCGACGATGCTGGTCGCAACGAGATCATCGGGCCGTCCGGACGAACCTTTCAAGAAGGCGCTCTCGTTCTCCCGGGAATGCCTCGGACCGGGCGGCGGGTCCATTCCGCGCTCTGGCGAGTCTATCAAGGTTACATCGCGGCGGACGACGGGCTTGTCACACTGTCGACAGATGAACTCGGCCCTGAGCGCGCTGCCGCACGGCCGATGGTACAAGGTGTCGGGCAGGAAAAGCTGCCTGTCACTCCACCGCCGGTGCCAGACCCACACCGAGACAATGAAGTTATAGAGATCCAGGCCCTTGGGCGTCAGATGGTACTCCTGGATCAACGTTCGATGTCGGACCGCCTTGCGAAATAGAACCTGGTTGTCGGCAAGCGCGGCCAGCCTCAGCATCAGCGTCTGCCGGGGGATCTGGAGGCTATCGTGAAATTCGTGGAAGCGCCGGCGCCCCTGGAACGCCTCTTTGAGGATCAGGATTGTCCAGGCGTCGCCGACGATCTCAAGGGCCCTCACGAGCGAGCTGGCGGGAATGCCCTGGGCTGAGCTTTTCTTCCGTTTCGAGTTGGCCACAGACACCCAAGGCAACGTTCGGGAAATGAATCGGCTAGGTTATTCCTTTCATAAAGGCCTTTTGCGATGGCGGATCAAGCCCTAGTTCGCGGAGAATTTCCGGCGTGTGAGCACCCAGATGCGGCGCGCTGGCGCGCACGCCTGCGGCGCTGCGGGAGAGTCGCACGGGCGGCTGAACCAGCAACGCTTGATGGACACCGCCGACCACCGGAAGGCGAGTCCATAGGCGCATCGCCTCCATGTCCGGATCCTTCAAGGCTTTGGCAGGGCTGTTCACTGGCGCGCAGGGAAGCCCAGCGGCGCGAAACTCGGACAAGCAATGATCTGTGGTGCGGGCCGAGCAGAACGCTACCATATGAGCGTTCAGTGCGTCCGAGTTTCGTCCCCTTTGCTCGTCCGTTGCGAAGCGTTGGTCATCCAACCAATCCAGCCGGCCCACCAGCTTGGCGCAGCGGCGAAACATCGACTTGCCGATCACCTGCAACAGAACGTTGCCATCTCGGGTCTGGTAGATGTCGGCCGGGCCCGCAAGTTGTGACCGATTGGCTGTTCCGACCCGCCCGACTCCAAGGCTGTCCTCCTCGATCAGGTTGGAAGCCATCGCGAAGACCGAAGTATGGATGAGCGAAGCATCCACAATCTGTCCTCTGCCCGTTCTGTCTCGATCGCGAAGCGCAGCCATGATCCCGAAGGCAGAAAAGGCGGCGGTCATGTGGTCGACCCAATGGCAATAGCTCTTGCGCGGTTCACCAGCCTCGCCGCTCAAATACGCCGCTCCAGACATGGCTTGGCCAATCCCATCGAAGCCCGGCAGATCGGAAAGGCGATTGTTTCGGCCATAGGCCGTGCAGATCGAAAGAATGACGCGCGGGTTGAGCTGTGAAATGCGCTCATACTCCAGACCCATCGCCGAGAGCGTCGCGGGCGGCGCGTTCACGACTACGACGTCCGCCGTACCGAGGAGCCGATCGAGCGCGGCGCGGTTGTCGTGATCGAAAGGGTCGAGGGCAAGAGAGCGCTTGTTGCGATTGACCTGCCAGTACGCCGCACCGCCAGGCCACCCCTCGCCCATCGGCTGAACGAAGCGATCGGCATTCCCCTCCGGCTTCTCGACCCTGATGACATCAGCTCCGAAATCGGCCAGCAACGCGGCACACAGTGGTCCCGCAATGAACTGCCCGAAATCCAGAACCCGAACTCCCCGGAGGGGTGGGTCGCTCCCCTCAGCAGATTCCGTCGAGATCACTCGAAAATGTCCTTGCCGTCGATCCAGGTCGTATGGAAGCCGATCGAGATGCGGTGCGGGATCTTCACCTTCGCGACCGGCCCACGGCTGATGTCGGCGGCGTCGAATACCAGACATGCCGAAGACCAGTCGTTGGTGTCCGTTACGAACGTTACCGGGTAAGCTTCGGTCTCCGCCGTCGCCGCGGTTGCGCCACGACGTGGCGCGACAGGAGCTTCGTTTCCGTAGACGCCATCACCGTAGTCGTAGCGCTGCATGGAGCCCGTCTCGAGATCGTAGCGAACCAACGCGTCGAAGGTCTGGGACTGCCCCGAGGTGTGGCCTTCGACAGGAAGCGGAATGACCTGATTGAACGAGTATCTGGACCGCCGTCCCAGATAGTTGAAGTTCACAGTCGGGAATTCAGTATTCAAGTCATCGATAGGCCCCTCGCGAACCTCCCCTGTCTTCATGTTGAACGACCATTTGTACATCTCATGCAGCCGTCGGCGCTGCGCGAGCATCGAGGCCAACTCCCGATCCTTGGGATCACGGGCATAGCCAGGGTTCGATTGCCGGCATCCGATCTGGTGAACCCAGTCCCCCTCTTCCCAGCAATTCACCAAATGGAGGATGTAACACGGCTCGGCTTCGAACCAGCGGATCTCGTGCGACTGCCCACGGCGCGGGATGACGCCGAAACGTGCCGGTATGTCGGCGTGGAAGCGCACCATCCGCTTCCCGTGTTTCTTCAGGACCTCGATATCGTGGAAGAACGGCAGGTCATGCAGGATCGCATGACGCTCCGTCAGCCCGAGATCGTGAGGTGACCGCGGTCCGGGAATGTCGATTGGAACGTCGTGCACCAATTGTCCGGTCGGGCTACCCACGCCGTACCTCATGTAGGGAGCCGTGTCGGAGTAGGTGAAGAAGTACAAATGACCGTCGCTAGGATCGACCTTCGAATGCGCAGACAGCGTATGCGCCAGTGAGCCGCCGAATGTCTCCTTGCCAACCGTCTCCAACGTCGTTGGATTGATCTCGTAGGGATCGCCGGCCATGTGCCAAAGTGACAACAGCTTGCCCGCATAGAAAATCACGTCCGTGTTCGATACGTCCTTGATCGGCGAGCCCGGAAGCTTGAAATTGTAGGGACCCGCTATCCCGGGCCAGATGCTGCGCTGGGCGATATCCTCCACCACGAATGCCTCGTTGCGAATCCAGCGTTGCCGGAAGGAGGCTTTTCCGTCACGGAAGTAGATCGCGCGCAGCATCGCGTCGCCGTCGTAGTAGTGATACTTATTGACGGGAGCGAACCGCTGGGAAGGACCATTGAGCACGTACGCGCCGTAAAGGTCCTTGGGCAACTCGCCCTCGACTTCAAGCGAATCCGCATCGTATTCCCGCAGCGTCGGCGCGAAGGCGCCGTGCAGATAGGGATGATCGGCGCCCCAGATCCAGTCGGGGGCGTCCGGCGGCGGCTTGCCGTCCGCAGACAGCATGCGCACGTTGGCTTGGGTAATGAGAAGGTCCTGAACGCCTTGGGCCGCGTGAGCCTGCATATTCATGGCAATTCTCCGTTCATGCCGATTTCTTGGGTTCGACGTTGGTGATTGAGCGGTCCGCGATCATCCGGGCGAGCTCGCGCCTCAAAACCTTTGCCAACGCGTTGCGCGGCAACGCTTCGAGGTATTCGACGCGCTCCGGCCATTTGAACCGTGCAAGGCCTGCCTGCTCACATACTCCTGCGATCTCGGCGAGCGGGACAAGCCTTCCGGCCCTCGGAACGACGAAAGCACACACACGCTCGCCAAGCCGCTCGTCCGGCATCGCGACGACGGCGGCCTCCCTGACGTCCGGATGCGTCGAAATCACCGCGTCCAGCTCGGCCGGCGCGATCTTCATGCCGCCGCGCACGATCAATTCCTTCGAGCGGCCGACGAAACGGAGATATCCGGCCTTGCCGTTCTCCTCGACGATCTCGAACAGATCTCCCGTGGCGAAATAGCCGTCCGCATCAAAGCCGCGCCGATCAAGCTCGCCGCTCTGCCAATATCCGGGGAAAACGGCCGGGCCTCTTATACGCATTTCGCCGACCTCTCCGGCCGTGCTGATGATGTTGCCGGCCTCGGAGACCAGGCGAAAGCGTCCGGCGTTTGCGGTCAGCCCCTCGGCGGTCCATGTCTCGTCGCCGTCACGCGGAAATACGCGCGCGCGGAGACAGGGATCCTGTACCGCGGCGGGATGCGAGCACAGATTTACGCCCTCGTTCGACCCGAAGATATTGATCACAGGCACCCCGAATCGTTCTTCGAACTTTCGCACCACGGACGGGTCTGGCGGTGCGGATCCGGTGCCAACCGCACGAAGCCCGCGCAACGCGTCGGGCCGATCGCTATCGAGCAGGGACGACATCAGCGCGGGCGCAACGACCGTGTACGCTACCCGTTCGCAAGCGATCTGCTGCAGAAATACGTCGAGATTGAAAGGATGATGAAGCACCAAGCTCCCCGCGGAGCCGAGCCAGATCATCATCAGTCCGCCGATCGCAGCGGCATTGACGAACGGGAACGGCGCCAGGATCGCGTCGCCTGGGGCGACGGCAGCCAATGACGTGACGGACGTGGCGCTGGAGAGCCAGTTCTTATGAGTCTTGGGTACGCCTTTGGGCACGCCCTCGGTGCCCGAAGTCCAGCAAATGGAAAACAGCGAGTCGGCGCTCGGCCGCTCCGCGACGATGAGACCAGCTTCCCCGTCGGAGTAGCGAGACAGATCAACGATGCGATCCGGCAGATTGCTCCCAAAGCCGAACAGCTTGCCGCCGAAAGGCACGTTCTCCCTGAACTCACGCAGCAACTCGAGCCCGGCAGCCCTGACGACCGAGCAAAACCCCTTGGGTTTCAGAACCTCGACAATCTTCCGAAGCTCGCCGTGGCGATATTGGATCGGAACTGGACTGATCACGATTCCGGTCTTCGCCGCCGCCAGATAGAGCGCGACCAGTTCGTGGACGTTCGGCATCTGTACGAGGAGAATATCTCCACAGCGCAAACCTGCCGAGAGAAGCGCGATCGAGACACGATCGACCAATCCCAAGAATTCGCCATAGGTCAGGCGCGAGGCCGCGCCGAACGCAAACGTCGACCGGTTAGGAGGATCAACGATTGCGGTCCTACCCGGAGCAGCCTCCACATTCGACGCGAACCGGTCGTAGATGGTCTGCGATCGCCACAGACCACGTTCGCGAAATTCTGCGACCAGTGCTGGCGGGAAATGACCGGTCATACGGCTACGCTCCCAGCCGCGATCTCGGCAAGCGCGGCGCGATATTCCCGATCGAGCCGATCTACGATCTGCGCGACTGGCTCAATCTCACGGATCGTGCCAACGCCTTGGCCCGCGGACCAAATCCCCTTCCAGGGCTTGACCTCGGCCCCCTCCAGGCCGGTGAAGTTCATCTTTGCCTTGCTGCTCGCCACCGTTTCAAGGTCGAGTCCCTGAGCCACAATGCTCGGGATCAGCATGTTGGCGCGCGCTCCCGTGAAGGCGCGCGTGACAATCAAATCCTCAGCCGAACTCCTGACCAGCATCTGTTGGTGGCCTTGGTCGGTTCTGCTCTCCGATGCCGCCATGAAGGATGTGCCGATATAGGCGAAGTCGGCCCCCAGGGCCCGCGCCGCCAGTACAGCCCGGCCGCTCGAGATTCCTCCGGCCAGCGCGATGTATCCCGGAAAGAAACTGCGCACTTCTTCGACGAATGCGTTGTTGCAGAGGTCGCCGGTATGCCCGCCCGCCCCCGCGCAAACCAGAACGAGCCCGTCGACACCGGCCGCGGCAGCTTTTCGCGCGTAGGCGACGGAGTTGACGTCTGCGAAAACTAGACCGCCATAGGAATGCACGACTTCCACCGCCGGGCGAGGTCCGCCCAACGCCGTAATCACGATCGGCGGCTGAAACGCTTCCGTCAGCTTGAGGTCTTCCGGCAGCCGCTTGTTGGTCGAATGCGTCACCAGATTCAAGGCCCAGGGCAGCTCCGGCCGATGACTCAGGCCGGATTTGATCACCTCGAGAATTTCGCGCAATTCAGCGGCATTTCTGGCGTTCGGTGCCGGCAATGAGCCGACGATGCCCGCTTCGCAGCAGCCCAACAGGAGTTCCGGCCCGGAAACCAAAAACATCGGGGCTGCGAACACCGGGAGACGGAGACGCTGAAGGGCAAATCTGGCGTCCGGTATCCTGAGCATGCACCTATCCATTTGCCACGCGTTGACCTCGACCAATTGATTGCATAACTGAACTTCTAATGCAATAAGCTCCAGATGCATCCTGGACAGGAACATGAAATGGTCTCGTCGCAAGTAACTTCCCACCCAATCGTCCTGCTTTCCGGCCTGAACACGACGCCAGCAGTTTGGGATGGTGTTGTCCGGAGTCTTCCGAGGGAACTCGACGTCCGAACCCCAAATCTGCCGGCACTCGACGACGTCGACGCCATCGCGGGCGTGCTGCTCGAGGAGATGCCGCCGCAATTCCACCTTTGCGGATATTCGTTCGGCGGCTACGTCGCACTCGCCCTGCTCGCGCTTTGTCCGCAACGGTTTCGGAGCCTGCTCTTGCTGAGCAGTACGCCGGAAGGCGACACGGATCAGCAGAAGCAGCTTCGACACTCTCTGATCGGAAAACTTCAGGCAGGCGAGCACGACGCGATCATCGACAATCAGGCAAGATGGATGCTTCATCCGAACAACGCTGAACGGCCCGAAATCTCCCGAATCTGGTTCAATGAAGCCCGCAGTTACGGTTCAGCGTCCCTGATCGCCCATCTGAGGGCGTGCATCTCGCGTCCCAACCGGCTCGATCTGCTTCGGGAAACGCCAGTACCTGTGGCGATCGTCACGGGAGCCGGCGATCAGCTGTTTCCCGGCGCGAGACAGCAGAAGCTGGCCGACGCGGTCGGTGCTCGCTTATTCCGGACCGTTCCTGACGCCGCACACGGATTGCCGTTCGAACAGCCCATCGAAGTCGCTGAAATCGTCGCGGATTGGACGCATCGCATCGATGCAGGTCTTTGCGGAAGTCAACCGGCGTGACGTCGCGCACGACCGCCGCGGCCGCGGGAGATGATTCTGCGGTCGACGCGAGCCCCTCGGGACGATCACGAGAGCCGAAGCGAGCCCCCCGCTGATCGAGGTTGATCGAGGTTGGCGATCGACACATCTGCGGGTCCTTCCGAAGGCTGCAAATTGGCGACTAACCGTTTTGCGATCAGCAGCATCAGGATCGCGGTCGCGAGGAGACCGCTCAAGAGGAGAAAGCCCCACTCGAAACTGTGATACGTGTCCTTGAGATGGCCAATCAATGTAGGCGTTGCGGCGCCTCCCAGGCTTCCGATCATGCTGATGAACGCGATCGTTCCGGGCGCTGTCGACCGGGACAAATAAGTCTGCGGGATCGACCAGAAGACCGGCATTCCCGACAGAACACCAACGCTCGCGATCGTAAACCCGATTATGATGTACGTTGGAGCAGTAGCTTGCGCGACGATGACGAACCCGATCATCGCGGCGAGCAGCGCTGCGATCAAGGTATTGAACCGCTCCTTCCTCTTGTCCGAGAACCGCGCCACCGCGATGATTGCCATCAGGCTCACCGCAGCCGGGACCGCCGACAGCAAGCCGATCTGAGTGTTGGGTGTCCCGTACGCCTTCAGTATCTGGGGCATCCAAGAGAATAGATTCGCGTTGGCGGCGAACAACGCGAAATAAGCGACGCAGAGAGAGAGTACGGATGGAGACATAGCCGCCTTCAGCAGACCGAAGCTGATCTTCGCGGTCTTTCTTTGCTCCTGCTCAAGGTTATCGCTGAGCCACCTCTTCTCCTCGCTGCTCAACCATTTTGCGTCGTTCGGTTTGTTCGGAAGGGTCCAGTACGCGCAAAGACCGAGCAGAATGGTCGGCAACCCTTCGACAATGAAAAGCCACTGCCAACCTCGCAAATTGAATGTCCCATCCAGCGCCAGAAGAGGGACCGAGATCAGCGAAGACACCAGATACGAAATCGGCACGGCATAACTGATCATCGCGTTACTTTGCGCGCGATGCGCCGCGGGAAGCCAGAAGGTGAGATAGAGCATTATTCCGGGGAAGAGCCCGGCTTCGCCTGCGCCAAGCAGAGCCCGGAAGGAGAAGAAGCTGATTGGCCCCACCACGGCCGCCATTCCGATGGTCGCCAGTCCCCACATGAAAGCGATGCGGCTGAGGGTCAGTCGCGCACCCCATCGGTCGAGCGCGAGATTGCTCGGTATCTCAATGAGCCCATACGCTGCGTAGAAGATGCCGATGCCTGCACCAAACATGGCCGACGTTAGGCCCAGGTCGTGGTTCATCTGCAGCGCAGCGAACGCGATATTGTTGCGGTCGATGATGGCCATGAAGTAGAGGCCAAGTAGAATCCATAGGACGTGTCGTAGAAATTTTCGGGCTATGGCATCGCCAAACCGATGTTCGTCGGACATGAATTCGTTTCCCTTCCCTCGTTTCTCGTCCCATTGCGGCGCGGCGGACGAAGCAACCGGTTTATTATTTTGTCCTTTTGGACAAAATAACTTACTCCGAGTTCGGAGACAACACCCATGCGGCGAAATATCGCCACGCGCGAGCAGCACGGCTCTCCCTACCGCTTGGTCACGGTGGTTCTTATTGGAGCAGAGACGGTCGAGCGGCCGGCTTAAGGAAAGGAGCCCACGGCTCCTTGAAGCTGGGCCGGATATTGTAGGGAAAGGCTACCGTTTGCGCGCCTTTCGCGACGCGGGAGTTTTACGAAGACCGCTTGCCGAAGGCCGAACCGAGCGTTTGCTCAAAGCTCCGGCTCCGCCTTGCGGACCGGCAGGAGCATCCCGGAAGAACAGCGAACAGCAAATAGTCACGTGCCGTTCGACGAAACTCGGCGAGAACGGCGATTGCCCCATGACGATCTCCGCTTCCGCCGCCTGCATGAAAATACGGGTAACGGCGCCGATGAACAGATAGAGGAGATGATCGGGATCGCCCTCAACGTATCGTCCCGCGCGCTGTGCCGACCGGATCAGCTTGGCAACGGACCGGAAGAATGTGCCGGTACGGTTCTCCACGATCCAGCGCAACCTGTCGGTAGACCGATCGCCTTCGTTAGCCATCAGCCAATGGAAGTCGGCATTGACGGCGGCAAACCTGACGAAGTCTTCCTGGATCAGTCGAAGCTTGGCAACGTCATCCAACCCGTCCATAGCGGACATTCGCGCCTGCCACTGGGCCGTGAAGTTCGATCCTGCGGCCGTCATGACGGCCTTCCACAGTCCTTCCTTGCTCTTGAAATGATAGATCACCAATGGATGTTGGACGTTGGCTTTGGCTGCAATGGTACGCGTAGAAGTCCCCTCAAATCCAAGCTCCGCGAACTCGGAATACGCGACTTTCAGGATGCGCTCGCGAGTATCGGCCGACCTCTGTTGTCGTCGCCGCTTCTTGACGTACTCCGAGGTCTTTTCCTCGAACATCTTGGTGTCGGTCGAATCTGTTCCCATAAAGCTCAATCTGCGGTTGGTCGTCTCCTCGTGTACGCTGTTTACGATGATGCTCAAAAAATTGAAAGCGAAAGGCCCCTTATCGACACGGCTTCCGAGACGCCGAAGTCGCGCGGGATCGGCGATTGGTCTCTATATCGCGCTTCGAGACACCGCTTAGCGGCTGTGCAGCCGGGCAAAAAGCGACTTAATGTCGAAAGCGCTATCGGCCGCCTGCTTGGGCGTGATCGAGACGCCCTCACCGATCAGGCGCCTAGCGGCCAAATGATCGCCGGGGCGATTTACCGTCTCAACACAGCGTAGAATGCCGGATTTGAACGAGAAAACGGAAAAACTTCGCGATGCCGGCGCTCCTCGGAGGACGGATGAATCGCAATCTCCGACAAGCCCGGCCATCTGCAGTTTCAGGTCGCCCTGATCGCTCCAGAACCACGGAAGACTCGCATAGCTGGCTGTTCTCCCTACCAGCTTCCGCGCCACGACACGTGCTTGGTCTACGGCGTTCTGAACTGATTCGAGTCTCGTCGTATCCGCAGCGAACGAATTGAAACGCAACGCGCAGTCCCCGATGGCCGATATCGTCTCGTCGCTGCTGGTTAGGCCGACGTCGACGCTGATGCCATTGCGACAATCGAGACCCGCTTCCCGCGCGATCTCGTCGAGAGCAAGCGTTCCGATTCCCACAAGTACAAGGTCAGCAGGCAGCCTGCGACCTTCCGACAGGACCACGCCGGTGACTCTTCCTCGATCACCTTCGATCCTCTCGACTTGGCACCCAAAATGAATCGTGCAGCCAAAGTCGCCATGGGCCTGCCTGAAGAAGTTCGAGATATTCTCTGAGACCGCCCTAGCCATAACGCGGGAAGCCGACTCGACCACATGAACCTGCGCGCCGGCCTTGACCGCCGTGGCAGCGAATTCGAGACCAATGAACCCTGCTCCGATGACGACGACTTGAGCCGCCGAGGACAAGTGCTCTCGGATCAGGCACGCATCATCGAGGTTTCTCAGCCTCAACACGCCATCGAGTTCTGCGCCCGGCAACGGAATATCGCGCACCCTTGAGCCTGTAGCGATGATCAGATGCCGGTAGCTCAATCGCCCACCCGACCGAAGGACGACCTCTCTTTGCGCCCGATCGATTGCTTCGACGGCCTCCCCCAGAGCGAGCTCGATTCGCTGGTCCGTGTAGAAGGCGGGGCCACGGAGCAGCAACGCGTCCCCCATTTTCTCCTTGGTCATGAACGCCTTCGACAAGGGAGGCCGCTGATATGGCAGGTGTTCCTCCCCGCTAAGCAGAAGTATCCGGTCGTTGAAGCCTTCTTCCCGCAGCGATGCAGCGGCCTGCACTCCTGCGTGGCCCGCGCCGATGATGACTACAGGGGCGTCAGCGCGCATTCCGTCGTCCTCGATCTGCCCTGACGAACTATCGCGACGACCGACTTTGCAGAGAATGGTAGCGCAGCTGCTCTCGCGCCTTGTCCAAGCGCATTCCGCCGAGCACAGCCTCCCGAATCTTGGCCTCCGAGTCGGCGATTTGCCTGGCGACCCGGACGATCTCCTCCAACCTCTCGGCAGGGAGCACCAGGACGCCGTCTGCGTCCCCTACAATCCAGTCCCCCGGCGCGACGCGTGTCCCCGAAAGCTGGACGGGAGTGTTGTACGAGACCGCAGCGACACGATCCTTTCCCGTCCGCATCGTGTTCGCCCGCGCGAAGATCGGGTAGCTGACTTCGATGCTACGGCCGATATCCCGGCAAACACCGTCGATGACAGTTCCACCGATTTTGCGCCGATCGGCAACCATCGTGAGGATGTCCCCCCAGACTGTGGCGTCCAGACGGCCATTGTTATCGATGACGACGACCTGTCCAGGTTCGACGTCATCGATATAATCACCGACGGAAGCACCCGTTGTGCCGACTGGCAGCATCTGAATTGTGAATGCGCGACCAGCAAGGCTCATCGAACGGTCGAACGGCATGATACCGAGGCATTGCCCTTCGATACCGAGACGGTCCAATGCATCGGAAAGTGTCGTAACGCCAATAGCCTTGAGGGTCGCAGAGGTTTCAGTCGACATATTAGCGCTCCTTCTTCAGCATGTTCTCGTATGCAGCGCTCATAACCTCATCGATCGGATCGCCGCGATTGATCGCCGTAGCCATCGCCTGTTCGCGCTGATAGATAACTTCGGCCGTTCGAATGACCTCTTCGGCCCGTCGCCGGCTGACGAAGACGACCCCACTGCC is drawn from Bradyrhizobium diazoefficiens and contains these coding sequences:
- a CDS encoding NAD(P)/FAD-dependent oxidoreductase; the protein is MRADAPVVIIGAGHAGVQAAASLREEGFNDRILLLSGEEHLPYQRPPLSKAFMTKEKMGDALLLRGPAFYTDQRIELALGEAVEAIDRAQREVVLRSGGRLSYRHLIIATGSRVRDIPLPGAELDGVLRLRNLDDACLIREHLSSAAQVVVIGAGFIGLEFAATAVKAGAQVHVVESASRVMARAVSENISNFFRQAHGDFGCTIHFGCQVERIEGDRGRVTGVVLSEGRRLPADLVLVGIGTLALDEIAREAGLDCRNGISVDVGLTSSDETISAIGDCALRFNSFAADTTRLESVQNAVDQARVVARKLVGRTASYASLPWFWSDQGDLKLQMAGLVGDCDSSVLRGAPASRSFSVFSFKSGILRCVETVNRPGDHLAARRLIGEGVSITPKQAADSAFDIKSLFARLHSR
- a CDS encoding RraA family protein → MSTETSATLKAIGVTTLSDALDRLGIEGQCLGIMPFDRSMSLAGRAFTIQMLPVGTTGASVGDYIDDVEPGQVVVIDNNGRLDATVWGDILTMVADRRKIGGTVIDGVCRDIGRSIEVSYPIFARANTMRTGKDRVAAVSYNTPVQLSGTRVAPGDWIVGDADGVLVLPAERLEEIVRVARQIADSEAKIREAVLGGMRLDKAREQLRYHSLQSRSSR